From one Anopheles cruzii chromosome 3, idAnoCruzAS_RS32_06, whole genome shotgun sequence genomic stretch:
- the LOC128269714 gene encoding sorbitol dehydrogenase-like yields the protein MAPPQQNMAAVCYGRDDLRLVAIPIPEPAFNEVVLEVDTCGICGTDVHFLKEGGFGDQKLIRPLVLGHESAGVVRKVGSSVTHLKVGDRVAIEPAAGCRVCDLCKAGKYNICLNGKHCPTKNHDGNCSNYFAHYADCCFKMPDHMTMEEGALLEPLAVGVYAGRQANIRLGSSVVIFGAGPIGLICLIVAKAMGATRTVVLDLAKAAKRLDMAKKLGATATVPIAATDKEDDLVKRIHEALGGPADRVLECSGSQSGMRVAIKATRNAGVVCLVGLGNEEVQLPMVDAISREIQIITVMRYNHDYPAAMEIVSSGYVNVKPLVSHHFDLKDVNEAFRVAASGEGYKVMVHLTPRDSNNTKKFIN from the exons ATGGCTCCACCACAGCAGAATATGGCCGCTGTCTGCTACGGCCGGGACGACTTACGCCTGGTGGCTATTCCGATTCCTGAGCCAGCCTTCAACGAGGTTGTACTGGAGGTAGACACCTGTGGCATTTGTGGAACAGATGTTCATTTCCTTAAGGAAGGTGGATTCGGTGATCAGAAGCTGATTCGTCCACTGGTGCTTGGCCACGAGTCGGCTGGAGTAGTGCGCAAGGTGGGCAGTTCAGTGACCCATCTGAAGGTGGGCGATCGGGTAGCGATCGAACCGGCGGCTGGCTGTCGAGTGTGTGACCTTTGCAAGGCGGGCAAGTACAACATCTGCCTGAATGGCAAGCACTGTCCGACGAAAAACCACGACggaaactgctcgaattaCTTTGCCCACTACGCGGACTGTTGCTTCAAGATGCCAGATCACATGACAATGGAAGAGGGTGCCCTGTTGGAACCACTGGCCGTCGGTGTGTACGCAGGTCGGCAAGCGAACATCCGGCTCGGTAGCAGCGTCGTCATATTTGGAGCAGGGCCAATCGGCTTGATTTGTCTCATTGTGGCCAAGGCAATGGGGGCCACCAGAACCGTCGTTCTAGATTTGGCAAAGGCAGCCAAACGGTTGGACATGGCGAAGAAGCTTggtgccacggccacggttccgatcgccgccaccgacaagGAAGATGATCTCGTGAAACGGATCCATGAGGCACTCGGTGGGCCAGCGGACCGTGTGCTAGAGTGCAGTGGCTCCCAATCGGGTATGCGCGTGGCCATTAAGGCAACCAGAAATGCGGGCGTCGTGTGTCTGGTCGGTTTGGGTAACGAAGAAGTGCAGCTACCAATGGTGGATGCCATTTCCCGTGAAATCCAAATCATTACCGTCATGCGGTACAACCACGA CTATCCTGCTGCGATGGAAATTGTGTCCAGCGGGTACGTTAATGTGAAGCCACTGGTATCACACCATTTTGATCTGAAAGACGTAAACGAGGCGTTCCGCGTTGCTGCATCCGGGGAAGGTTACAAAGTTATGGTTCACCTTACGCCAAgggacagcaacaacaccaagAAGTTTATTAATTAA
- the LOC128272792 gene encoding pineapple eye protein: MNSRCFLCKSSENDELLYGKFCTKWDLSVHYYCLLLSSNLIQNGESDAVGIFGFLEKDIRQEHKRTRRFRCYICRQLCANVTCCFKKCLRMFHTACGIKNDCLSHFTDTFQSWCAEHVPLNPEQSRHTTTEPCSICFDEMGSFNRISSIQAPCCRNGWFHQRCMRKFAQSAGYFFKCPLCNNADAFTGAMRLRGVFVPAQDAAWELEPNAFQEHLFRPSECDAESCKCPDGRTVDTRGGWCLLICGSCGATSRHRQCMASSEARSYVCQSCQPIIGEGVPLEDDDSSEASLSCSQEENLGAVNGIGPSPGSESGIQCSSSEESVVRYVQRDRRNLRMRIVSEESDSNHSDVSSVDTGQRKVRTAQKRIVSDDPDNVKEKDLCSPVTRESKTAKREESEDESSYSSGTSSLSTGHTRRRRSKTISRKRLLTLDVHSDTDSPSPEMSSNSEDKPLALLKKTSEKMRKQSAPLSSSDSDSSVHMGARASKRRRVLTDEDESVETKPLNVSNEENINPHRPELRESGEGTKAPSTSTTTPPMKPCTSSAANGVLRRSEEKQQSILKYVYHRSSSGDKSTGDKLAGGPSKETKKSGKRRPDSKAVRAGRKKKCYGQVKLLDYLRSC, from the exons ATGAACTCAAGGTGTTTTCTGTGCAAAAGCTCCGAAAATGACGAACTGCTGTACGGGAAATTCTGCACGAAATGGGACCTTTCGGTTCATTATTACTGTTTG CTTTTGTCGTCGAACCTGATACAGAACGGTGAAAGTGATGCGGTCGGTATCTTTGGGTTTCTGGAGAAAGACATACGGCAAGAGCACAAGCGGACGAGACGCTTCCGGTGCTACATCTGCAGGCAGCTGTGTGCGAATGTAACCTGCTGTTTTAAGAAATGCCTCCGAATGTTTCACACCGCCTGCGGCATCAAGAACGACTGCCTGTCGCACTTCACGGACACCTTTCAGTCTTGGTGTGCGGAACATGTACCGCTAAACCCTGAACAGTCGCGGCATACGACGACAGAACCgtgttcgatttgtttcgatGAGATGGGCAGCTTCAACAGAATCTCCTCGATACAAGCCCCATGCTGTCGAAACGGATGGTTCCACCAGCGGTGCATGAGAAAATTCGCCCAATCGGCCGGGTACTTTTTCAAGTGCCCGCTCTGCAACAACGCGGATGCGTTCACGGGGGCGATGCGCCTGCGGGGTGTGTTTGTGCCGGCACAAGATGCTGCATGGGAGCTCGAACCAAACGCATTTCAGGAGCACCTGTTTCGGCCCTCGGAATGTGACGCAGAAAGCTGCAAGTGTCCCGATGGTCGTACCGTAGATACTCGGGGCGGCTGGTGTTTGCTGATTTGCGGTTCGTGTGGAGCAACATCACGGCACAGGCAGTGCATGGCGTCGTCCGAAGCAAGGTCCTACGTCTGTCAATCGTGCCAACCCATCATCGGAGAAGGGGTTCCCTTGGAGGACGACGACAGTAGTGAGGCGTCGCTATCATGTTCACAGGAGGAGAACCTTGGGGCGGTTAATGGTATCGGTCCGTCTCCTGGGTCCGAGTCTGGCATTCAGTGCTCCAGCAGTGAGGAATCAGTGGTGCGGTATGTTCAAAGGGACCGAAGAAATCTCCGGATGCGTATAGTATCGGAAGAATCGGATAGCAATCACTCAGATGTCAGTTCCGTTGACACCGGACAACGAAAAGTACGTACTGCCCAGAAGCGGATCGTTTCTGATGACCCTGACAACGTCAAAGAGAAAGACCTGTGCTCACCTGTGACCAGGGAGTCTAAAACCGCGAAAAGGGAAGAGTCGGAAGATGAGAGTTCCTATTCTTCCGGTACCTCTTCACTGTCCACCGGCCACACTCGAAGGAGACGATCGAAGACGATCAGTAGAAAAAGGCTTTTAACCCTCGACGTGCATTCAGACACCGACAGCCCTTCGCCGGAGATGTCTTCCAACAGCGAAGACAAACCCTTAGCCTTGCTCAAGAAGACTTCCGAGAAGATGCGAAAACAAAGCGCGCCCCTATCGTCCAGTGATTCCGACAGTAGCGTTCACATGGGTGCTCGGGCTTCGAAAAGAAGGCGCGTGCTAACGGATGAGGATGAAAGCGTGGAAACGAAACCGTTAAACGTTTCGAATGAAGAAAACATCAACCCGCATCGTCCTGAGCTGAGAGAATCTGGTGAAGGAACGAAAGCACCGTCGACTAGTACAACAACTCCGCCGATGAAACCTTGCACTAGCTCTGCGGCGAACGGTGTACTAAGACGGTCTGAAGAGAAGCAGCAATCAATTCTAAAGTATGTATACCATCGGTCATCATCGGGAGACAAAAGTACAGGGGATAAACTTGCTGGCGGCCCTTCcaaagaaacgaagaaatcgGGAAAAAGGCGGCCTGACTCAAAGGCTGTTCGTGCAGGCCGCAAGAAGAAG tGCTATGGACAGGTAAAGTTGCTTGACTACTTAAGGAGCTGTTAA
- the LOC128272860 gene encoding sorbitol dehydrogenase-like: MASKKDNLTAVLYGIEDLRLEQRPIPVPKDDEVLLEMDCVGICGSDVHYLVAGRIGDFIVKKPMICGHEAAGIVAKLGANVKSLKVGDRVAIEPGYGCRVCEYCKAGDYNLCPDMIFCATPPCDGNLTRYYTHPADFCYKLPDHVTMEEGALLEPLSVGVHACRRAGVGLGSHVLVLGAGPIGLVTLIVAKQMGADKVLITDLLQNRLDVAKELGADETFLIPKDISEPELVKLIHDRMGCAPDKTIDCSGVAATVRLSFLATKPGGCSVIVGMGAAEVKVPLVTALVREVDVRGVFRYCNDYPAALSLVASGKINVKRLITHHFNIEETAEAFNTARHGLGGAIKVMIHVQPKDKNNPK, encoded by the exons ATGGCTAGCAAGAAGGATAACCTCACCGCTGTCCTGTATGGCATCGAAGATCTGCGCCTTGAACAACGACCTATTCCTGTACCGAAAGACGATG AGGTGCTGCTGGAAATGGATTGCGTCGGTATCTGTGGTTCCGACGTGCACTACCTGGTGGCGGGCCGTATTGGAGACTTTATCGTGAAGAAACCGATGATTTGTGGTCACGAGGCAGCAGGAATCGTAGCGAAACTGGGTGCCAACGTTAAGTCGCTGAAAGTGGGCGATCGTGTAGCGATCGAGCCTGGCTATGGGTGTCGCGTGTGCGAGTACTGCAAGGCCGGTGACTACAACCTGTGTCCGGATATGATCTTCTGTGCCACACCGCCGTGCGACGGCAATCTCACTCGGTACTATACACATCCGGCAGATTTTTGCTATAAGCTGCCTGACCACGTCACCATGGAGGAAGGAGCACTGCTGGAAccgctgtcggtcggtgtgcaCGCGTGTCGCAGGGCCGGAGTTGGACTTGGCTCGCACGTGCTGGTGCTCGGTGCTGGACCAATCGGACTGGTTACCTTGATCGTGGCCAAACAGATGGGAGCAGACAAAGTGCTCATTACCGATTTACTTCAGAATCGGCTCGATGTGGCTAAAGAGCTAGGTGCCGATGAAACGTTTCTCATTCCGAAGGACATTTCCGAGCCGGAGCTGGTTAAACTCATCCACGATCGAATGGGTTGTGCCCCAGACAAAACCATCGACTGCAGTGGTGTGGCAGCTACGGTTAGGCTTTCGTTTTTGGCTACCAAACCGGGAGGATGCAGTGTCATCGTGGGAATGGGAGCAGCAGAGGTCAAAGTGCCGCTGGTTACTGCCCTAGTCCGAGAGGTGGATGTTCGCGGGGTATTCCGTTACTGTAACGA TTATCCTGCTGCTTTGAGTCTGGTAGCAAGCGGTAAGATTAATGTGAAACGTCTCATTACACACCACTTCAACATCGAGGAAACTGCCGAAGCTTTTAACACTGCGCGACATGGACTTGGCGGAGCAATTAAAGTGATGATTCACGTGCAGCCAAAGGACAAGAACAatccaaaataa
- the LOC128271538 gene encoding sorbitol dehydrogenase-like: MAQNKLPNLAAVVHGVDDFRVEQIPMPKPLDHEVLLQMDCVGICGSDVHYVSHGGFGDYKLKEPLVLGHEGSGVVVGVGSAVTNLKVGDRVAIEPAIGCGRCRQCKAGRYNLCPDGIYCATTAQGNLCNYYTHAADCCFKLPPNVTMEEGALLEPLAVAVHCCRRAGVRLGNTVLVLGAGPIGLVTLMVAKAMGAARTCVIDLMESKLEVAKTLGADATLAVSGHESEEDIVKRIHLLLGGAPDISIECTGAEACVRLGILSTVAGGVLMLVGIGTIDQRIPITTALVHEIDIRTAFRYANCYPAALALVANGTIDARKLITHHYDLRESVAAFETSRYGLDGAIKVMIHCQPRNKNNPQRKF, from the exons ATGGCGCAGAACAAGCTACCCAATCTGGCCGCGGTAGTGCACGGTGTCGATGATTTTCGAGTG GAACAAATACCGATGCCGAAGCCGCTCGACCATGAGGTCCTTCTTCAGATGGACTGCGTAGGGATCTGCGGGTCGGATGTGCACTACGTATCGCACGGTGGATTCGGAGACTACAAACTGAAAGAGCCGCTGGTTTTAGGCCACGAAGGTTCCGGTGTGGTTGTGGGGGTTGGCAGTGCTGTGACCAATTTGAAGGTGGGGGACCGTGTAGCCATCGAACCGGCAATCGGCTGTGGTCGATGCCGGCAGTGTAAGGCCGGTCGGTACAACCTTTGCCCGGATGGGATCTACTGTGCAACAACGGCCCAGGGGAATCTGTGCAACTACTACACCCATGCGGCCGACTGCTGCTTCAAACTTCCACCGAACGTAACGATGGAGGAGGGTGCTTTGCTGGAACCGCTGGCCGTTGCGGTGCACTGCTGTCGCCGCGCTGGAGTACGGCTCGGTAACACGGTGCTAGTTCTTGGAGCGGGGCCGATCGGACTGGTCACGCTGATGGTGGCGAAGGCAATGGGTGCAGCCAGGACATGTGTGATTGATCTGATGGAGAGTAAGCTGGAGGTGGCCAAAACCCTTGGTGCCGACGCCACTTTAGCTGTCAGTGGCCACGAGAGTGAAGAGGACATTGTGAAAAGAATCCACCTCCTGCTCGGGGGAGCTCCAGATATTAGTATAGAGTGTACAGGTGCGGAAGCGTGCGTTCGACTCGGTATACTGTCAACGGTAGCCGGTGGAGTCCTTATGCTGGTCGGTATCGGAACGATCGATCAACGGATTCCCATTACGACGGCCCTAGTGCACGAGATCGACATTCGGACCGCGTTTCGGTACGCAAACTGTTATCCGGCAGCACTGGCCTTGGTCGCTAATGGGACCATCGATGCCCGGAAGCTAATCACTCATCACTACGATTTGCGCGAGTCTGTGGCAGCGTTCGAAACATCCCGGTACGGCCTGGATGGCGCCATTAAGGTTATGATCCACTGTCAGCCGcggaacaaaaacaatccCCAGCGGAAGTTTTAG
- the LOC128272862 gene encoding uncharacterized protein LOC128272862, translated as MNVVQSNISTTIRSFNISDDIRIEVKKFRTNASIESLDIEEDDISVIQKIARTFADPHSTTFDPATLKSIIVRLGEIEKKLEHIVQLNQQAEALEQTNKQTNGATVANLPSSSGVPIGSSLEEGLELKIELESDTELVGEYVEQEELKLVEFPINRIEDLKELEESITSDQDSFISFVNFISSTVLKHNRNLELVLKDFLTDSLIVELGYSLVKESMLSFYIFNQLLYDIWKNDYSTINDYNNKLRNIVTKTQNRMKPNKTKKY; from the exons ATGAACGTGGTACAGTCCAACATCTCGACCACTATTCGGAGCTTTAACATTTCGGACGACATTCGAATAGAGGTGAAAAAGTTCCGCACCAACGCTAGCATCGAATCGCTAGATATTGAAGAGGACGATATTT CCGTGATACAGAAAATCGCCAGAACATTTGCCGATCCGCACAGCACCACGTTCGATCCGGCCACCCTGAAATCGATCATTGTCCGTTTGGgtgaaatcgaaaagaaactGGAACATATCGTTCAGCTTAATCAGCAAGCAGAGGCTCTCGAACAAACGAATAAGCAAACGAATGGAGCGACCGTCGCTAACCTGCCGTCGTCCAGTGGCGTTCCCATCGGGAGCTCGTTGGAGGAAGGGCTGGAGCTAAAGATTGAACTCGAATCCGACACCGAGCTGGTCGGTGAATATGTCGAGCAAGAGGAGCTGAAACTGGTAGAGTTTCCTATCAATCGTATCGAGGATCTCAAAGAGTTGGAGGAGTCCATCACATCCGATCAGGACTCGTTCATATCGTTT GTTAACTTCATCAGCTCCACCGTCTTGAAACACAACCGCAACCTAGAACTGGTGCTGAAAGATTTTCTCACCGATTCGCTTATCGTCGAGCTCGGCTACAGTTTGGTGAAGGAGTCAATGCTGTCGTTTTACATATTCAACCAGCTGCTGTACG ATATCTGGAAAAATGACTACTCCACCATCAACGATTACAACAATAAGCTGAGGAACATCGTCACCAAAACGCAAAACAGGATGAAAccaaataaaactaaaaagtACTAA
- the LOC128274119 gene encoding phosphate carrier protein, mitochondrial-like, translating into MFTGLLDAARNSPFRSPFTRVQCDDGSAPLATDKAVVPARSIQAAASHEVEFGSNEFFGLCAVGGILSCGLTHTAVVPLDLVKCRLQVDQAKYKNLFHGFKLTVAEEGARGLAKGWAPTFFGYSAQGAFKFGLYEVFKIQYANMIGEENAYLYRTYVYLGASASAEFFADIALAPLEAAKVKIQTMPGYATTMRQAMPKMMGEEGVMAFYKGLVPLWCRQIPYTMMKFACFERTVELLYKHVVPKPRDQCSKGEQLVVTFAAGYIAGVFCAIVSHPADVVVSKLNQAKGSSAIDVAKKLGFMGMWNGLMPRIIMIGTLTALQWFIYDGVKVALSIPRPPPPEMPESLKKKLNVE; encoded by the exons ATGTTCACCGGTCTTCTGGATGCCGCCCGGAACTCACCCTTCCGCTCCCCGTTTACTCGCGTGCAGTGCGACGATGGCAGCGCACCATTGGCCACGGACAAGGCCGTAGTTCCCGCCCGCTCCATCCAGGCTGCCGCTAGCCACGAGGTGGAGTTCGGTTCGAACGAATTCTTTGGACTGTGCGCAGTCGGCGGTATCCTGTCATGCGGTCTGACCCACACTGCCGTCGTACCGCTAGATCTGGTCAAGTGCCGGCTGCAGGTCGATCAGGCCAAGTACAAGAATCTGTTCCACGGATTCAAGCTCACCGTCGCGGAGGAAGGTGCTCGCGGATTGGCCAAGGGATGGGCCCCAACGTTCTTCGGCTACTCGGCACAG GGTGCCTTCAAGTTCGGGCTTTACGAAGTATTCAAAATCCAGTACGCAAACATGATTGGCGAGGAGAATGCGTATCTGTACCGCACGTATGTGTACCTGggtgcttccgcttccgccgaGTTCTTTGCTGACATTGCACTGGCCCCGCTGGAGGCGGCCAAGGTGAAGATCCAAACGATGCCCGGTTATGCCACCACGATGCGTCAGGCGATGCCGAAAATGATGGGTGAGGAGGGCGTTATGGCCTTCTACAAAGGTCTGGTGCCGCTCTGGTGTCGCCAGATCCCGTACACGATGATGAAGTTCGCCTGCTTCGAGCGAACTGTTGAGCTGCTGTACAA GCATGTTGTTCCGAAGCCGCGTGACCAGTGCTCAAAGGGCGAGCAGCTGGTGGTCACCTTTGCTGCCGGTTACATTGCCGGTGTGTTCTGCGCTATTGTGTCGCATCCGGCCGATGTGGTTGTGTCGAAGCTGAACCAGGCCAAGGGATCTTCTGCGATCGATGTGGCCAAGAAACTCGGCTTCATGGGCATGTGGAATGGTCTGATGCCGCGTATCATCATGATCGGTACCTTGACCGCTCTGCAGTGGTTCATTTACGACGGTGTCAAGGTTGCCCTATCCATTCCCCGACCTCCGCCACCAGAGATGCCGGAATCGCTGAAAAAGAAGCTGAACGTGGAGTAA
- the LOC128272861 gene encoding phosphate carrier protein, mitochondrial-like gives MFSSLLDAARNSPFKSPFTKAQCDGAVGGPVRGRSIAAAASEEVEFGSKKFFLLCGVGGIISCGSTHTFVVPLDLVKCRLQVDQAKYKNVFHGFKVTLAEDGSRGLVKGWAPTFFGYSAQGAFKFGLYEVFKVQYANMLGEENAYLYRTWLYLGASASAEFFADMALSPFEAAKVKIQTTPGYANTLREAMPKMMGEEGIMAFYKGLVPLWCRQIPYTMMKFACFEKTVELLYAYVVPKPRDQCSKGEQLLVTFAAGYIAGVFCAIVSHPADVVVSKLNQAKGSSAIDVAKQLGFMGMWNGLMPRIIMIGTLTALQWFIYDGVKVALNIPRPPPPEMPESLKKKLGVQ, from the exons ATGTTCTCCTCACTGCTGGATGCTGCCCGCAACTCACCGTTCAAGAGCCCGTTCACCAAGGCACAGTGCGATGGGGCTGTCGGTGGTCCAGTGCGTGGCCGGTCGATTGCGGCGGCCGCCTCGGAAGAGGTGGAGTTCGGTTCGAAAAAATTCTTCCTGCTATGCGGTGTCGGCGGTATCATTTCGTGCGGTTCGACACACACCTTCGTCGTGCCGCTCGATCTGGTCAAGTGTCGGCTGCAGGTCGATCAGGCCAAGTACAAGAACGTGTTCCACGGCTTCAAGGTCACACTCGCCGAGGATGGTTCCCGTGGTCTGGTGAAGGGATGGGCGCCAACCTTCTTCGGTTACTCGGCACAG GGTGCCTTCAAGTTCGGTCTGTATGAGGTGTTCAAGGTACAGTACGCCAACATGCTGGGCGAGGAGAACGCGTATCTGTACCGCACCTGGCTGTACCTGGGTGCGTCAGCCTCGGCAGAGTTCTTCGCCGATATGGCGCTGTCGCCGTTCGAGGCGGCCAAGGTGAAGATTCAAACTACTCCTGGCTACGCGAACACGCTGCGTGAAGCTATGCCGAAAATGATGGGCGAGGAGGGCATTATGGCCTTCTACAAGGGTCTGGTGCCGCTCTGGTGTCGCCAGATTCCGTACACCATGATGAAGTTCGCCTGCTTCGAGAAGACGGTGGAGTTGCTCTATGC CTATGTGGTTCCGAAACCGCGCGACCAGTGCTCAAAGGGCGAGCAGTTGTTGGTCACGTTCGCCGCCGGTTACATTGCCGGTGTGTTCTGCGCTATTGTGTCGCATCCGGCCGATGTGGTTGTGTCGAAGCTGAACCAGGCCAAGGGATCTTCTGCGATCGATGTTGCCAAGCAGCTTGGCTTCATGGGCATGTGGAATGGTCTGATGCCGCGTATCATCATGATCGGTACCTTGACCGCTCTGCAGTGGTTCATCTACGACGGTGTGAAGGTTGCTCTGAACATCCCGCGTCCACCCCCGCCAGAGATGCCGGAATCGCTGAAAAAGAAGCTGGGAGTTCAATAA
- the LOC128269715 gene encoding sorbitol dehydrogenase-like, with translation MAPNKNLAATVHGPNDLRLEERPVPEPAFNEVVVEVDSCGICGTDIHFLKDGGFGAQRLIKPIVLGHESAGVVRKVGSSVTHLKVGDRVAIEPAAGCRVCDLCKVGKYNICLDGKHCTTQKHDGNCSNYYAQYADCCFKMPDHMTMEEGALLEPLAVAVYAGRRAQIGLGNKVVIFGAGPIGLVCLIAAKAMGATRTVILDLEHAKHRLEMAKKLGVTGVIGIRKEDTEEQLVQKIYKVLGGPADRVLECSGSQPGMRIAIKATRNAGRICLVGLGNKDFQLPMVDAISREIEITTAMRYNHDYPAALEIVASGYVDVKPLVSHHFDLKDVHEAFRVASQGEGIKIMIHLTPRDTNNIVKFSN, from the exons ATGGCCCCCAATAAAAATCTGGCAGCCACCGTCCATGGTCCGAATGATCTGCGTCTAGAGGAGCGTCCCGTTCCGGAGCCGGCTTTCAATGAGGTCGTCGTTGAGGTGGACAGTTGCGGAATCTGTGGTACGGACATTCATTTTCTCAAGGACGGTGGATTCGGAGCGCAACGTTTGATCAAACCAATCGTCCTTGGTCACGAGTCGGCTGGAGTAGTCCGCAAGGTGGGAAGTTCAGTGACCCATCTGAAGGTGGGCGATCGGGTAGCGatcgaaccggcggccggctgtcGAGTGTGTGACCTTTGCAAGGTGGGCAAGTACAACATCTGCCTGGATGGAAAGCACTGTACGACCCAGAAGCACGACGGAAACTGTTCGAACTATTACGCGCAGTATGCGGACTGTTGCTTCAAGATGCCAGATCACATGACAATGGAAGAGGGTGCCCTGCTGGAACCGCTAGCCGTCGCCGTGTATGCTGGCCGCCGGGCGCAGATTGGCCTTGGCAACAAGGTGGTCATATTCGGGGCCGGCCCGATcgggttggtttgtttgattgcGGCCAAAGCTATGGGCGCTACCCGCACGGTGATACTCGATCTTGAGCACGCCAAGCACCGGTTGGAGATGGCGAAGAAACTAGGGGTTACCGGTGTCATCGGCATCCGCAAGGAAGATACTGAGGAACAATTGGTGCAGAAGATTTACAAAGTGCTCGGTGGCCCAGCGGATAGAGTGCTGGAGTGCAGCGGATCGCAGCCGGGCATGCGAATCGCAATCAAGGCTACACGAAATGCTGGTCGCATCTGTCTGGTCGGGCTCGGGAACAAGGACTTTCAGCTACCGATGGTGGATGCGATATCCCGGGAAATCGAAATCACTACCGCAATGCGCTACAACCACGA TTACCCTGCGGCACTGGAAATCGTGGCCAGCGGCTATGTCGACGTAAAACCATTGGTTTCCCATCATTTTGACCTGAAAGATGTCCACGAAGCATTCCGTGTCGCCTCGCAAGGTGAGGGCATCAAGATAATGATTCATCTCACGCCTCGAGACACGAATAACATCGTCAAATTTTCCAACTAG